A section of the Candidatus Dormiibacterota bacterium genome encodes:
- a CDS encoding phosphohydrolase → MTGPDPVTWAAAESAELLSGLGDRWRYVQGVVAAARTVGETFEREDGEQLVAAAHLHAAGHAPALHVTGLFQLDGARHVRAHGHERLAGLVAHQTESRYELTMRGYASHLDAYPAERSEVSAALIYCVMTTGHDGARMTFADRVAEIQRRNGPATLLGEALRRALPDLALAIAGITVRLRRFGRVA, encoded by the coding sequence GTGACCGGCCCCGACCCGGTGACCTGGGCGGCGGCCGAGTCGGCGGAGCTGCTGAGCGGCCTCGGGGATCGCTGGCGGTACGTCCAGGGGGTGGTGGCGGCGGCGCGGACGGTGGGGGAGACCTTCGAGCGGGAGGACGGGGAGCAGCTCGTCGCCGCCGCCCACCTCCACGCCGCCGGCCACGCCCCGGCGCTCCACGTGACCGGCCTCTTCCAGCTCGACGGCGCCCGCCACGTCCGGGCCCACGGCCACGAGCGGCTCGCCGGCCTCGTCGCCCATCAGACCGAGTCGCGGTACGAGCTCACCATGCGCGGCTACGCGAGCCACCTCGACGCCTACCCCGCGGAGCGCTCCGAGGTCTCCGCCGCGCTGATCTACTGCGTGATGACGACCGGGCACGACGGGGCGAGGATGACCTTCGCCGACCGGGTCGCCGAGATCCAGCGGCGGAACGGCCCCGCGACGCTGCTCGGGGAGGCGCTGCGGCGGGCGCTGCCCGACCTCGCCCTCGCGATCGCGGGCATCACCGTGCGGCTGCGCCGCTTCGGGCGGGTCGCCTAG
- a CDS encoding HNH endonuclease — protein MTTPPRLTAERTPSSCHCSNVRSSVSEGRWDTLRRRVYRRYGSRCAICAGVGAGHPVEAHEVWEFDEAERVQRLAGMMALCPDCHEVKHYGRALRLGRGDRVTAHLARVNGWSEAEVEAHLGDAAEVWRRRELIEDWALDLAGLAEYGVVPPPPMDPVARHATPGAVRLRARRDQQIARERGLPG, from the coding sequence ATGACCACCCCGCCCCGGCTCACCGCCGAGCGGACGCCCAGCTCCTGCCACTGCAGCAACGTCCGATCGTCGGTCTCGGAGGGGCGGTGGGACACGCTGCGGAGACGGGTGTACCGGCGCTACGGCTCGCGCTGCGCGATCTGCGCGGGCGTCGGGGCCGGCCACCCCGTCGAGGCCCACGAGGTCTGGGAGTTCGACGAGGCGGAACGGGTGCAGCGGCTCGCCGGGATGATGGCGCTCTGCCCCGACTGCCACGAGGTCAAGCACTACGGCCGGGCGCTGCGGCTGGGTCGCGGCGACCGGGTGACCGCCCACCTGGCCCGGGTCAACGGATGGAGCGAGGCCGAGGTGGAGGCGCATCTCGGCGACGCCGCTGAGGTCTGGCGGCGGCGCGAGCTGATCGAGGACTGGGCGCTCGACCTCGCCGGCCTCGCCGAGTACGGGGTGGTGCCGCCCCCGCCGATGGACCCCGTCGCCCGCCACGCCACCCCCGGCGCGGTGCGGCTGCGGGCCCGCCGCGACCAGCAGATCGCGCGCGAGCGCGGGCTGCCCGGCTGA
- a CDS encoding AI-2E family transporter, with protein sequence MVTDPQSRWQHLYGPARALVWLLIALSVVSLYHGAEFLVVHVFSVVLLFTFAAIVALVLTPVVDGMQRVAPFRWHRGATVLALYLAIVGAVAAAVTLVVPSIVTQARHLPDLAARLQTEIDRRGLHLSLAALRPSGSALDIGAAVSLVSGVISTVTSVVLVLVISIYLLIEGRVLIATLRNLFPRRARAFDFTVLAVGATVGAYVRGQLLMSCLIGLYTAVAMTLLGVHYGILIGVAAFFLEFVPVVGAVVAMGLAVVIALLQSPLLALLAAIAGIVGHALDAYIVGPRVNGRVTQLHPLVAMAALIVGAELGGILGALFAVPVAAIANIFLGALYRSRRGDEALSTQGDGAVTVDSLPRLGEEIGGVEEAGVIDEPVPHCPGEGEAA encoded by the coding sequence TTGGTCACCGACCCGCAGTCCAGGTGGCAGCACCTCTACGGTCCTGCCCGGGCGCTGGTGTGGCTGCTCATCGCCCTGAGCGTGGTCAGCCTCTACCACGGCGCCGAGTTCCTGGTGGTCCACGTCTTCAGCGTGGTCCTCCTCTTCACCTTCGCCGCGATCGTCGCCCTGGTGCTCACCCCGGTGGTCGACGGGATGCAGCGGGTGGCCCCGTTCCGATGGCATCGGGGCGCGACCGTGCTGGCCCTGTACCTCGCCATCGTCGGTGCCGTCGCCGCCGCGGTCACGCTGGTCGTCCCCTCGATCGTCACCCAGGCGCGCCACCTTCCCGACCTCGCCGCCCGGCTGCAGACCGAGATCGACCGCCGCGGCCTCCATCTCAGCCTCGCCGCGCTGCGACCCTCGGGGAGCGCCCTCGACATCGGCGCGGCGGTGAGCCTGGTCAGCGGCGTGATCTCGACGGTGACCAGCGTCGTGCTCGTGCTGGTGATCTCGATCTACCTGCTCATCGAGGGACGGGTCCTGATCGCGACCCTGCGGAACCTCTTCCCGCGGCGGGCCCGCGCCTTCGACTTCACCGTGCTCGCGGTGGGCGCGACCGTCGGCGCCTACGTCCGGGGGCAGCTGCTGATGTCGTGCCTGATCGGCCTGTACACCGCGGTGGCGATGACCCTCCTCGGCGTCCACTACGGGATCCTGATCGGGGTGGCGGCGTTCTTCCTCGAGTTCGTCCCGGTCGTCGGGGCGGTGGTGGCGATGGGCCTCGCGGTGGTGATCGCCCTCCTCCAGAGCCCGCTGCTCGCCCTCCTGGCGGCGATCGCCGGGATCGTCGGGCACGCCCTCGACGCCTACATCGTCGGCCCCCGGGTGAACGGCCGGGTCACCCAGCTGCATCCGCTGGTGGCGATGGCGGCGCTGATCGTCGGCGCCGAGCTCGGCGGTATCCTCGGTGCCCTCTTCGCCGTTCCGGTCGCGGCGATCGCCAACATCTTTCTCGGGGCCCTCTACCGCTCCCGCCGGGGCGACGAGGCGCTGAGCACCCAGGGCGACGGAGCCGTCACCGTCGACAGCCTGCCCCGCCTGGGCGAGGAGATCGGCGGCGTCGAGGAGGCCGGCGTGATCGACGAGCCCGTGCCCCATTGCCCCGGCGAGGGCGAGGCCGCGTAG
- a CDS encoding iron-containing redox enzyme family protein, with product MSAVLLSLLTSSPRRLPEPPSLPGDALGDDDLHLALYVCYELGYRGFAGVDEGWEWHPSLIAYRARLEQAFEAALRAAHPARPVDPRDVAGELQSIVDGDRSPSLSGTLATTGTIAQYREFVVHRSAYQLKEADPHTWAIPRLAGVPKATLVRIQFEEYGDGCAERMHSALFARTMEQLGLDSRYGAHLEHLPGPTLATVNLMSMFGLHRRLRGAIVGHLAVFEMTSSGPNARYAAGLRRLGLDAAATHFYDEHVEADGVHQVMARDQLAAALARAEPRLGADILFGARALLGLEGRFAQRLLERWAGGESSLLGPLAEPAALSVG from the coding sequence GTGAGCGCGGTCCTGCTGTCGCTCCTGACGTCATCCCCCCGGCGCCTTCCCGAGCCGCCGTCCCTTCCCGGGGATGCGCTCGGCGACGACGACCTCCACCTCGCCCTCTACGTCTGCTACGAGCTCGGCTACCGCGGCTTCGCCGGTGTCGACGAGGGCTGGGAGTGGCATCCCTCGCTGATCGCGTACCGCGCCCGTCTCGAGCAGGCCTTCGAGGCCGCACTCCGCGCCGCTCACCCGGCCCGCCCGGTGGACCCGCGGGACGTCGCCGGCGAGCTGCAGTCGATCGTGGATGGAGACCGGTCGCCGTCGCTGTCCGGAACGCTGGCCACCACCGGCACGATTGCGCAGTATCGCGAGTTCGTCGTCCACCGCTCCGCGTACCAGCTCAAGGAGGCGGACCCGCACACCTGGGCGATCCCACGGCTGGCGGGTGTCCCCAAGGCGACCCTCGTCCGCATCCAGTTCGAGGAGTACGGGGACGGGTGCGCCGAGCGGATGCACTCCGCCCTCTTCGCGCGCACAATGGAGCAGCTCGGCCTCGACAGCCGGTACGGCGCTCACCTCGAGCATCTGCCCGGACCCACCCTGGCCACCGTGAACCTCATGTCGATGTTCGGGCTGCACCGCCGCCTGCGTGGAGCGATCGTCGGTCACCTCGCCGTGTTCGAGATGACCTCGTCCGGGCCGAACGCGCGCTATGCCGCCGGCCTCCGCCGCCTCGGCCTCGACGCGGCGGCGACCCATTTCTACGACGAGCACGTCGAGGCCGACGGCGTGCACCAGGTGATGGCGCGCGACCAGCTGGCTGCGGCCCTCGCCCGCGCCGAGCCGCGACTCGGCGCGGACATCCTGTTCGGTGCCCGCGCCCTGCTCGGCCTCGAGGGCCGCTTCGCACAACGGCTGCTCGAGCGCTGGGCCGGTGGGGAGAGTTCGCTGCTCGGCCCCCTGGCGGAGCCCGCAGCCCTCTCCGTCGGATGA
- a CDS encoding glycosyltransferase family 2 protein — translation MTLSYVLPLRCDAACEGTHQDLIAYLRTVGGLAEVLVVDGSGPAGFERHRGVWPPGVRHLRPDPDLGGRNGKVAGVLTGVRHAAGEHVVIADDDVRWCAAGLRRVDALLDGAEVVRPQNYFDPAPWHALWDTGRTLINRCTGGDFPGTLAVRGSVLLEAGGYSGDVLFENLELIRTVRAAGGREAVPLDLYVARRPPSTRRFLSQRVRQAYDDLAIHSRLAAALAVVPVVAWTGRRRPAALGPLALSVVVLAEAGRRRAGGAAVFPARASWLAPLWVLERGVCSWLALASRLLLGGCRYRGVRIARAASSPAALRRDIARSGRVGG, via the coding sequence ATGACGCTCAGCTACGTGCTGCCGCTCCGCTGCGACGCTGCGTGCGAGGGCACCCACCAGGACCTCATCGCCTACCTGCGGACCGTCGGTGGCCTGGCCGAGGTCCTGGTCGTGGACGGTTCCGGTCCGGCCGGCTTCGAGCGTCACCGGGGCGTCTGGCCGCCCGGCGTCCGCCACCTGCGCCCTGACCCCGACCTCGGTGGCCGCAACGGGAAGGTGGCCGGGGTGCTCACCGGCGTGCGCCATGCCGCCGGCGAGCATGTGGTGATCGCCGACGACGATGTCCGCTGGTGTGCCGCGGGACTGCGCCGTGTCGACGCGCTCCTCGACGGCGCCGAGGTCGTTCGGCCGCAGAACTACTTCGACCCGGCGCCGTGGCACGCGCTGTGGGATACGGGACGGACCCTGATCAACCGGTGCACCGGCGGCGATTTCCCCGGCACCCTGGCGGTGCGCGGCTCGGTGCTGCTCGAGGCGGGCGGGTACTCGGGCGACGTGCTCTTCGAGAACCTCGAGCTGATCCGCACGGTGCGTGCGGCCGGCGGCCGCGAGGCGGTGCCGCTCGACCTGTACGTGGCCCGCCGGCCGCCGTCGACCCGCCGGTTCCTCTCGCAACGGGTGCGCCAGGCCTACGACGACCTCGCCATCCACAGCCGGCTCGCCGCCGCCCTGGCGGTGGTCCCGGTGGTGGCCTGGACCGGCCGCCGGCGGCCCGCAGCCCTGGGGCCGCTGGCGCTGTCCGTGGTGGTGCTGGCGGAGGCCGGCCGCCGCCGCGCCGGAGGCGCCGCGGTGTTCCCGGCGCGCGCGTCCTGGCTCGCTCCGCTGTGGGTCCTGGAGCGCGGCGTGTGCTCCTGGCTCGCGCTGGCCAGCCGGCTGCTGCTGGGCGGCTGCCGGTATCGAGGCGTTCGCATCGCCCGCGCCGCGTCGTCGCCGGCGGCGCTGCGCAGAGACATCGCCAGGAGTGGCAGGGTGGGTGGATGA